The genomic window TGACACATTCCACACAGCTGGGGATGGAAAGTTGGGTGGCATTTTCATGCCCAGCGATGGGCACTGCCACTTGGACAGCGATGGCCTCTATCGTCGCAGTCCAGAGTTTGTGAGTCTCTACCCTCGCCCCACCCCTATCGGAGCCACCCCTCCTCTATGCCCAgtccccccatccctgcctcctCGCCCTTACCAGTGACCACCCTGCCCTCTTCCCCAGGAGCTCCTCTTCTCCATGTCCCCCCACTGGTCAGACAGAAACCCATGTCACCCCACTCCctagcccctccctcctccttgctGAGCCTCCCGGGTTCCTCTAGCTGGTGGAACCCTGGTTTCTGGACTTCCTGGGCAGAGGGCATATTGGATGTTGTGGGGGAGACCGGCGGACCTCACCTTATCCCTGTTCCCCTGCCCAGGACTACCCCTCTGTGGGTCAGGTAGCCCAGGCCCTGTCTGCGGCAAATATCCAGCCCATCTTTGCCGTCACCAGTGCCACGCTGCCTGTCTACCAGGTGAGAGCTGTCTGAATGCCGGACCTTCCCGTCGTGAGCCTTTCTCAGCTCCCTCAAAGACCGCTCTCCTCCTCCCCATACGTCCTCGCCTCCCTTCCAGACCCTCCAGAAGcccatttccctcaactcctcATAACCTAGGAGCTGAGTAAGCTGATTCCTAAGTCCGCAGTGGGGTTGTTGAGCGAGGACTCCAGCAACGTGGTGCAGCTCATCATGGATGCTTATAAGGTAAGGGGCTGGGACTGGGCAGCATGGCGAATGCAGGCCCTGGAAAGGGGCCTTTGGGGAGGTGACAGAACTGAGAAGGACTGATCGCTTTTCGGTGTAGCCCCCCACGGCTCTTACCTACAGTTTGTCTATGGCTGTCATTAATCATTCACTCAGCTGGGCTGACACTTGTACATCTGAAGTATCTGGCTTATGTGAAACACAGAGCCCTGCTCTGggcaaggaaggaaaggaacattCATTGAGCCAGTATTTCATGCCAAACACTGTCCTAAGTGCTCATGCTGCTTGCCTTCCCACTTATCCCGCTGAACCCCTGTTTGCTAACGATTAGCATCCCTATTTTATATATGAGAATACGGACACAGGGGGCTgaatgacttgcccagggtcacacagagaACAGACAGAAGGGCTGGCATTTGTGCCCCAGATGATCCATAAGGAAAGTAACATCTGGAGCCTACTTTCACTGAGCTTACAAATAATTCAGAGGCATTTTTCACAGGAACCATAGAATTTTACAGGTAGAAGGAACCATAAAGATCCTTAAGTGTTTCTTGAGCTTAGCTCTGTAACCATGCTATAGGCATCTTATGATGGTGATCACATCCTAAAGCCACAGTGAGAAAATCTGAGACAAGATCCAATTTCCCAGGGCAAACTCAATTGAAAGACTCTGCCCTCGAGGGCTTTACATGTACAGGTTGTATATCCTGATTGGGAGTATGAGAAGCAGCTCCTGCATGTTATAAGGGGCCCCACAGCAGGCCTAGGGCAGGCCTGTGGTGGAATTTGGAATGGCTGCAGAGGGCACAAGGTGGGTTTGGAGTCCTGCTTTCATGTGGTTACTCACTGTCTCCCTTCCACAGAGCCTGTCCTCCACGGTGACCCTCGAACACTCTCCACTCCCTCCGGGGGTCCACATCTCATACGAATCTCAGTGTGGGGAtcctgagaagagggagggtgAGGCTGGGGACCGGGGCCAGTGCAACCATGTCCGAACCAACCAGACGGTGAGAGCCAGCCGAGATAGGCAgaaggaagtgggggtgggggagggaaattgAAGCAGGCAGGAAAAGAttgggggcagacagagagaacaaTGCAAAAGCTTGGGGTTGTTCTCCCTCCATCCTTTCTGGAAGGGTTTTAATGAGTGGCTTTCTCCAGTGGGTTTCTAAGAGATGGGTGTTAGCATGATCTTATCCCTTCATTTCCTAAAGAATAGGTTCTTGATGATCAATGGGtttggcgtgtgtgtgtgtgtgtgtgtgtgtgtgtgtgtgtgtgtgtacacgggACCTCAAGTCTGATTTCTGCCCATATTGTCCTCAGGTGAATTTTTTGGTTGCTCTCCAAGCTACCCACTGCTCCTCAGAGCCCCAGCTTCTGAGGCTGCGAGCCCTTGGCTTCTCAGAAGAGCTGACTGTGGAGCTACACACTCTGTGTGATTGTAACTGCAGTGACAcccagccccaggctccccactgcagtGATGGCCAGGGGCTCCTACAATGCGGGGTATGCAGGTGAGGCCTCCTGCTTCCTTTCAGCCATGTGGCTCTTCACACATGACCAAGCCCAgtatttcttctctcccttcttatCCTCCCACTGGCATCTCTAGACATCTTTTTCCAGATGTCCCAAGACTCCACCCTGAATTTCATCTGAAGTTTCCCAGATATGCCAAGACCCTCCCCTCCATTCTTTTACTCCTTGGTGCTCAATCACATACTAGCATCCCTTCAGCCACTcgtctctctcccactctttagAGATCTTAGGTTTAGAAGATCCTGGGAAAGATAGGTCAAGGGATGGTAACCCTTTGACCCACCCTTCCCTTTCCTGGCTCTGCCTGACTGTCtgactctgcctctgtcttcccctcccAGCTGTGCTCCTGGCCGCCTGGGCCGGCTCTGTGAATGCTCTGAGGCTGAGCTGTCTTCCCCTGATCTGGAATCTGGGTGCCGATCCCCCAATGGGACAGGGCCCTTGTGCAGTGGGAAGGGACGGTGTCATTGTGGCCGCTGCAGCTGCAGCGGACAGAGCTCCGGGAGTCTGTGCGAGTGTGATGATGCCGGCTGCGAGCGACACGAGGGCATCCTCTGTGGAGGTACCTGCAggctttgggagaagggagggattgGAGTGGCTCCCAAGGGTATTTAGGCTCTGGGGACTTCATGGCCTTAAGGGTGAGTATCGAAGGTTCTGGTGTAGGAGTTGGAGGTGGCTGGCAACCTTGGGAGGGAGTTGGATGCACGGGAACAGACCAGCTTTAGGCAGCCTGTGGTGGCATGTGATGCCCATTGTGTGTGAGGAGCGTGGTTGTCAGCCCAAGCATGGCTCTGCCCCAGGCTTTGGCCGCTGCCGATGTGGATTGTGTCACTGTTTCGCCAACCGCACTGGCAGAGCGTGTGAGTGCAGTGGGGACACGGACAGCTGTACCAGTCCCGATGGAATTATCTGCAGCAGGCACGGAGAGTGCAGGTGCAACCGCTGCCAGTGCTTGGAGGGCTACTTCGGTGCCCTCTGTGAGCAGTGCCCAGGCTGTGCGACATCATGCGAGAGATACAGGTGAGGCCTCCAGTCTTGTGGCTTGGGAGCAGAGGCACAGCGGGACTCGCAGAGCCACTCCCATCTGCCTGCTCCTTCCTGCCGTGTAGTGTGGGTGACAGCTGCCTAGCTGGTAATCTACTGATGTCCACTGGACAGGAACTGTGCAGAATGTGGGGCCTTTGGAACTGGCCCCCTGGCCCTCAATTGCAGCAGGGCTTGTGACTCTCTCAACGTGACCCTGACTTCCGCCCCTATCCTGGATGACGGCTGGTGCAAAGAGAGGACCCTGGACAACCAGCTGTTCTTCTTCCTGGTGGAGGAGGGAGCCGGAGGCAAGGTTGTGCTCAGAGTCAGACCCAAAGAGAGTAAGTGGGCAGGGATGCTATGGACATGCCAAAGGGAGCCCTGGAAGTTTGATTGGTAGGGCCTCAAAACTCAGGTTGGGGAGGTGAAGAGAATGGGAAACGAGGCTAGGGGTTGAAGTAGAGCAGAGTGTCCAGGCAAAAGTGGAGGTGATGGACCAAGTGGACAAGACTAAGGTCTTGGCCACTGAGGATAACCTTGGCCACTGCTGGGTTCCCTTTGTTTTCAAGGACAGGCAGGGATGGGGAGGCTGGACACATTGTGGGCAATGGCCGATCAATCCCCATGGCTCTGTTATTTCTTCCCCATAGGAGCAGATCACACGCAGACCATTGTGCTGGGCTGTGTGGGGGGCATTGTGGCAGTGGGACTAGGGCTAGTTCTGGCTTATCGGCTTTCTGTGGAAATTTATGATCGCCGAGAATTCAGGCGCTTTGAGAAGGAGTGGCAGCGGCTCAACTGGAAGCAGGTGGGGAAGACTGCCTCCTACCCTGCTGGGCTCTCCCTGGTTAGGACCTCTTTGCTCTCTGctgcccatcccccgccccccagccctggctccttCCACTTAGGCCGCCCCCTCACTTTGGTCTGTACCTCCCCTGGCCCATCCCGCTGCTAACTTCCATCAGCTCTTGGGGTGCTGCTCAAGTTTGAGGTTGGCCTCTTAGGATCAGATAAAGCCCAGGGACTCTTCCTCATCATTTCCAACCTCCTTTCCCAGGACAGCAATCCTCTCTACAGAAGTGCCATCACGACCACTGTGAACCCTCACTTTCAGGAGGCAGGGAGTCCCCTTCTctgaagcagagggaggagcactcCTCCCAGGGCTCTTCTCAGCTGCCTGGAAGGGGACTACTGAGGAATAGTCACCACCCACTTCATTCTCAGAGTGACACCCGAGGGCTGCCTACCCCTGCAACCATGCTTCCCTACCTCATGAGTGGGGGTTAGCCCCCGCTCCCCGTATACAATAAAGAGTCTTACCTCAGAGCACCGCTGTCATCTTGCTTTTACCCAAGGCCAGAGCAGGCTGTGGAGCCTGGGCCTCAGGAAAACATGTGCTCCTTCCTCCCACCTGAGTGTTGGGAGAGCCTGTAACCTGACGTGCAGGAAGGAGGTTTGGTAAGCGGCTGGCTGCCGGGCGGGTAGGGGGGGGCGCTTCTCCATCCCCAGGTAATGCTGATATGGGAGGACTTGCAGACACACACTCAGAGACACGTTGGTACCCCGCCTCATTTTGTTCTAGCATGCATGTTTTTTTCCCCGCCCCCTGTATTCAGAAGTGTTACCCTGTTTTCACTTGCACTTGTTGCTCTTCTGTGGAGGGGAGTTTTAAACAGTGGTTTCCAGGATGCTGGAGGTTTGGAGTGGTTACATTTGGGGGGAAAACAGAAAACCACTTTGGCCCCAAAGAAAAAGCTTTCCCAAAAAAAGAGTATGTAGAAAagccccattttctttttatttaaatatcctaAATATATCACGAAGGAACATACACTGCACTTTAATGGTAAAAAGATACAAGTTTATAACATCTTATAAAAACTACCATTTAAAAGTGATCTTGTTCATTTGATATTCCCCTCCCCCAATAGCaaaataagtatattaaaaaaaaagagagagagggagggagggagagggcagagaggaagagttGGGAGGGATTGTTAAGATAAAAGCCTCAGGACTGCAGCAGAGGCAAAGAGCGTCTGGGGAGAGGGTTAGAAGTTGTGGTGGGACCCCACGTCTCATTTAACCCTCCAATGTCAAGCCATAGGGCACAATCAGTAGCTAAGTGATGAAAGAGGCTGTTGGGGGTGGACGGAGAAGAGTTGGGGTGCAGGCAAGGGCAGGGCTGGTAGGGCCCAGTACaagccaaccccccccccccccgccaagaaCTGGTGCTACTCTTTCCCAGGTCCCCAAATTCCATGTCCTGGTCTCTGAGAGCCTGCCCTAGCTCCCTTTCCCTTCACTCCAAACGCACCTGAGGCATCTGTCCAGTGCTAGACCTCACCAGCTGAGGAGGGCTGGGGCCTTgggcccaggagcccctgtagcGCTCTTCTTCTGTGCTTTCCCTGGGGTGTAAGTGGGACTTCCGGGCCCTCTGGGAGGCTAAAttactcctttcttctctttgctcctcTCTCCTCACACATCCTTGGCCCCAAAACCTGGACACCTAAACCTCCCTGCTCCTGAGTTGCCCCCACACCCAGTCCTTGGCAGGGGTGCTTCTGGTATGGCTCTTTACACACCTGCGCACAAACTCCCTCTCACCCACCCTGGTAGGAGACTGAAGCTGTGGGGGGGCCGTGGCACACTGGGACCTAAGCACACATCCGCACATGTAAGGGACAGGTCACTCAAGGGATTCTCTCCACACACATTCCACCCCCTAAACAGATTAGCTGCATCTGGCAGGGAATGAAGCCTCCTATTTTCAAAAGTCTCCTGGGAGAAGTTTGTTAAATGTTGCCTCCTTCCAAGAATCTACTCCCAGAGGTGAGTGATAAATTCCGGCCCCAGCAGAGCCCTCTAACAGGAAAGGGGTTCACTCATATACGGGAAGATACCCAGCTTGCGGGGACCACATGGCAGCTTCAAGGACTGAAGCCTAGGTTCTGGACGGTATCAAATGCAAGTGCCAGCGTAAAGCTAGAAGAGCACAGGCGGCAAACA from Mustela lutreola isolate mMusLut2 chromosome 8, mMusLut2.pri, whole genome shotgun sequence includes these protein-coding regions:
- the ITGB7 gene encoding integrin beta-7 isoform X1 yields the protein MVALPVVLVFLLVLSRGESELDAMISLSEKATEWRDPDPSLPGSCQPTSSCRECILSHPSCAWCKQLNFTASGLAEERRCGRRQELLARGCPLGELEEPRGRLEVLQDQPLSPGTRGEGATQLAPQRVRVTLRPGEPQQLRVRFLRAPGYPVDLYYLMDLSYSMKDDLERVRQLGHDLLVQLQQVTHSVRIGFGSFVDKTVMPFVSTVSSKLRHPCPTRLERCQPPFSFRHVLSLTGDAKAFEREVGRQNVSGNLDSPEGGFDAILQAALCQEQIGWRNVSRLLVFTSDDTFHTAGDGKLGGIFMPSDGHCHLDSDGLYRRSPEFDYPSVGQVAQALSAANIQPIFAVTSATLPVYQELSKLIPKSAVGLLSEDSSNVVQLIMDAYKSLSSTVTLEHSPLPPGVHISYESQCGDPEKREGEAGDRGQCNHVRTNQTVNFLVALQATHCSSEPQLLRLRALGFSEELTVELHTLCDCNCSDTQPQAPHCSDGQGLLQCGVCSCAPGRLGRLCECSEAELSSPDLESGCRSPNGTGPLCSGKGRCHCGRCSCSGQSSGSLCECDDAGCERHEGILCGGFGRCRCGLCHCFANRTGRACECSGDTDSCTSPDGIICSRHGECRCNRCQCLEGYFGALCEQCPGCATSCERYRNCAECGAFGTGPLALNCSRACDSLNVTLTSAPILDDGWCKERTLDNQLFFFLVEEGAGGKVVLRVRPKERADHTQTIVLGCVGGIVAVGLGLVLAYRLSVEIYDRREFRRFEKEWQRLNWKQDSNPLYRSAITTTVNPHFQEAGSPLL
- the ITGB7 gene encoding integrin beta-7 isoform X2 encodes the protein MDLSYSMKDDLERVRQLGHDLLVQLQQVTHSVRIGFGSFVDKTVMPFVSTVSSKLRHPCPTRLERCQPPFSFRHVLSLTGDAKAFEREVGRQNVSGNLDSPEGGFDAILQAALCQEQIGWRNVSRLLVFTSDDTFHTAGDGKLGGIFMPSDGHCHLDSDGLYRRSPEFDYPSVGQVAQALSAANIQPIFAVTSATLPVYQELSKLIPKSAVGLLSEDSSNVVQLIMDAYKSLSSTVTLEHSPLPPGVHISYESQCGDPEKREGEAGDRGQCNHVRTNQTVNFLVALQATHCSSEPQLLRLRALGFSEELTVELHTLCDCNCSDTQPQAPHCSDGQGLLQCGVCSCAPGRLGRLCECSEAELSSPDLESGCRSPNGTGPLCSGKGRCHCGRCSCSGQSSGSLCECDDAGCERHEGILCGGFGRCRCGLCHCFANRTGRACECSGDTDSCTSPDGIICSRHGECRCNRCQCLEGYFGALCEQCPGCATSCERYRNCAECGAFGTGPLALNCSRACDSLNVTLTSAPILDDGWCKERTLDNQLFFFLVEEGAGGKVVLRVRPKERADHTQTIVLGCVGGIVAVGLGLVLAYRLSVEIYDRREFRRFEKEWQRLNWKQDSNPLYRSAITTTVNPHFQEAGSPLL